The following are encoded together in the Nitrospinota bacterium genome:
- a CDS encoding DUF6717 family protein produces the protein MLIVRRKDNMRKILVTLVIVLFIFGCRQEPVAPTSNSLLVIAPYRHAGTWVFDDSSRGLSKEPFVAGIPELIDKLVADIPDADKGFRLTFSAQEFPGYDDKLVWKRKDASGNWYYSEKFKAEGWLCSALYKYFRTAPKEIYVKAEAK, from the coding sequence ATGTTAATTGTTAGGAGAAAAGATAACATGAGAAAGATACTTGTCACATTGGTTATCGTTCTATTCATTTTCGGCTGTCGTCAAGAGCCAGTTGCACCAACATCAAACTCCCTGCTGGTCATAGCACCTTATCGTCATGCTGGAACATGGGTTTTTGACGACTCCAGCCGGGGATTATCAAAGGAGCCCTTCGTTGCCGGAATTCCTGAATTGATAGACAAGCTTGTTGCTGACATTCCAGATGCAGACAAAGGGTTCAGACTTACATTCTCAGCACAGGAGTTCCCCGGATACGATGACAAGCTTGTCTGGAAGAGAAAGGATGCATCAGGCAATTGGTATTATTCAGAGAAATTCAAAGCCGAAGGCTGGCTTTGTTCTGCCCTCTACAAATACTTCAGAACTGCACCAAAAGAGATTTATGTAAAAGCAGAGGCTAAATAG
- the budA gene encoding acetolactate decarboxylase, producing the protein MKRYIKLIIVAAVVIVFSQIGYSENLFNQKDTLTQVSTIDALLSGVYDGGMTIKELKKYGDLGLGSFNSLDGEMLAIDGRFYQVTSDGRAKQADINMKTPFAAVTFFEVDHRVDLRHGVNFNSFKKQMDNMISTPNIFYAIRIEGVFKAMKTRSVPKQSKPYEPLKEIVRNQPVFNFKNVKGTMVGFRCPPYVKGINLPGYHLHFLTEDGKAGGHVLEFMVQEAVLKVDETSRFSIILPQNKAFYDADLTSDKQADLKKIER; encoded by the coding sequence ATGAAAAGATACATAAAATTAATTATTGTTGCTGCTGTTGTGATTGTTTTCAGCCAAATAGGATATAGTGAAAATCTGTTTAATCAAAAAGATACTTTAACTCAGGTTTCTACAATTGATGCATTATTAAGCGGAGTTTACGACGGAGGAATGACTATAAAAGAGTTGAAGAAATATGGTGATCTAGGTTTAGGTAGTTTTAACAGCCTAGACGGAGAAATGCTTGCCATTGACGGTCGATTCTACCAAGTAACTTCAGATGGCAGAGCCAAACAAGCTGATATCAACATGAAAACCCCATTTGCCGCAGTTACTTTTTTCGAAGTAGATCATAGAGTTGACCTTCGGCACGGTGTAAATTTCAACTCTTTTAAAAAACAAATGGATAATATGATTTCCACACCTAATATTTTTTATGCAATCAGGATCGAAGGCGTATTCAAAGCGATGAAGACAAGAAGCGTCCCAAAACAAAGCAAACCTTACGAACCACTCAAAGAGATAGTGAGGAATCAGCCGGTTTTCAACTTTAAGAATGTAAAAGGAACCATGGTCGGTTTTCGATGTCCTCCGTACGTGAAAGGTATAAATTTACCCGGTTATCATCTTCATTTTCTGACTGAAGATGGTAAGGCAGGAGGACATGTGCTTGAGTTCATGGTTCAGGAAGCTGTTCTTAAAGTCGATGAGACATCGAGGTTCTCGATAATTCTCCCCCAAAATAAGGCTTTTTATGACGCTGATTTAACCTCTGATAAACAAGCAGATTTGAAAAAGATCGAAAGATAA
- a CDS encoding pyrimidine dimer DNA glycosylase/endonuclease V — MRLWSIHPKYLDKAGLIALWREGLLAQKVLEGGTKGYRNHPQLVRFKGVKDSLKLIGSYLSIVYKEAEKRGYHFDKSKINYFNRRVGKKILITDHQIGYEIKHLKLKLIKRDRERYNKLSKIKKVDIHPLFKLTQGPIELWEKTR, encoded by the coding sequence ATGCGTTTATGGTCGATTCATCCAAAATATTTGGATAAAGCTGGATTAATTGCTTTGTGGAGAGAAGGGCTACTTGCTCAAAAAGTTTTGGAAGGGGGCACAAAAGGCTATAGGAATCATCCACAACTGGTGAGATTTAAAGGGGTTAAGGATTCGCTAAAGCTTATCGGTTCTTATTTGAGTATTGTCTATAAAGAAGCTGAAAAAAGAGGTTATCATTTTGATAAGAGTAAAATAAATTATTTTAATAGAAGGGTGGGTAAAAAGATTTTAATAACAGATCACCAAATAGGATATGAGATAAAACACTTAAAATTAAAGCTGATCAAGAGAGATAGAGAAAGATACAATAAACTCAGTAAGATTAAAAAAGTAGATATTCATCCGCTTTTTAAATTGACTCAAGGACCGATTGAACTATGGGAGAAAACTAGGTAA
- a CDS encoding phospholipase D-like domain-containing protein: protein MIKKRLIPIFLLSFVFLYISPSSAEVLGIYFPPGKRAHRPIINLYKNAQKSIHLAIYTLTKNDIARALINAHKRGVEVKVIMDDEKALDIHSDDEKLEEAGIEVVKDGPLSLMHNKFAIIDGIIVYTGSYNHTRSGTEYNDENYIVMKDKMVAEIYERQFQKLWEKYKR from the coding sequence ATGATAAAAAAGAGACTTATTCCTATATTTCTATTATCATTCGTTTTTTTATATATCTCTCCTTCTTCTGCAGAGGTTTTGGGGATATATTTTCCACCAGGAAAGAGGGCTCACCGACCAATCATCAATTTGTATAAAAATGCTCAAAAGTCCATTCATCTTGCCATTTATACCCTTACAAAAAATGATATTGCAAGGGCCTTGATAAATGCTCATAAAAGAGGAGTAGAGGTTAAGGTGATCATGGATGACGAAAAGGCTCTAGATATCCACTCTGATGACGAGAAACTAGAAGAAGCTGGTATTGAGGTGGTCAAGGATGGACCTTTAAGCCTTATGCACAATAAATTTGCTATCATTGACGGGATCATTGTATATACAGGGAGTTATAATCATACAAGGAGTGGGACTGAATATAATGATGAGAATTATATTGTTATGAAAGATAAAATGGTTGCAGAAATCTACGAAAGGCAGTTTCAAAAACTTTGGGAAAAATATAAAAGATAG
- a CDS encoding TetR/AcrR family transcriptional regulator — MSTLSRKEREYLARRDEILESAQKLFAQKGFFKTTIQDIARESEFAIATLYNFFKSKDELYSALIERKTENLFKFIQESALNQEGIKKIDNVVYAVLEFFENDKDFFKLYVIERSGFEWDIRSEIGERCHKMYLEYIEFLKSVIEESIERGELRERSPWDISFFLSGIINSFIFQWVNSPKPYSLLDKHKTIMELFLSGVKKE, encoded by the coding sequence ATGAGCACTCTGAGTCGGAAGGAAAGGGAATATCTGGCAAGGAGGGATGAGATCTTAGAGAGTGCACAGAAACTCTTTGCTCAGAAAGGATTTTTTAAAACCACGATTCAGGATATTGCCAGAGAATCTGAATTTGCTATTGCCACGTTATACAATTTTTTTAAGAGCAAAGACGAGCTCTACTCAGCATTGATCGAGAGGAAAACCGAAAATCTCTTCAAGTTCATTCAAGAGAGTGCCCTCAATCAAGAGGGAATCAAAAAAATAGATAATGTTGTTTATGCCGTTCTTGAATTTTTCGAAAACGATAAAGACTTCTTCAAACTCTATGTGATTGAGCGAAGCGGTTTTGAATGGGATATTCGCTCTGAAATAGGTGAGCGATGCCATAAGATGTATTTAGAGTACATAGAGTTTCTAAAAAGCGTGATTGAGGAGTCCATTGAAAGGGGAGAATTGAGGGAGAGAAGCCCTTGGGATATCTCATTTTTTCTATCTGGGATTATTAATTCCTTTATCTTTCAATGGGTTAACAGTCCAAAACCCTATTCATTACTCGATAAACACAAAACCATCATGGAGCTTTTTTTATCTGGGGTAAAAAAGGAATAG
- a CDS encoding efflux RND transporter periplasmic adaptor subunit, which produces MVKAKRIYLVSIVILLFLVGPACGQSPKNNQKKQQKPQGPPPAIVEVVPVQKRPVQSMIQLVGTVESPRISLVSSEVEGLVKDIFFDEGDFVNKRALLVAIEDSQLKILLEDAKEKVVENKALWEKAVDELKRNDELYKKKVISERVYIDSKLNTDAVKSAYNRSKIAVELLEDRMGKKRIFSPFAGVVIEKFVERGEWIEKGKNVVKLVQIDPLRIEVLVPEEVIPKVKKGDLVSVRFDALNHGNTEGKISFILPVADPKTRTYPLRIELKNPDRKYKVGMVARVSLFYGKKEEVLMVPQDALTIFGNNKIITIVTKEKTAKMVPVLVGRNIKGWLEVKGEVSENDHVVVRGNERLMPGQPVMIIEKKREG; this is translated from the coding sequence ATGGTAAAAGCAAAAAGAATATATTTGGTTTCAATAGTTATCTTACTTTTTTTGGTAGGACCTGCCTGCGGCCAGTCTCCAAAAAATAATCAGAAAAAACAACAAAAGCCTCAGGGGCCTCCACCTGCCATAGTAGAGGTTGTCCCTGTGCAGAAGAGGCCTGTCCAGTCTATGATCCAGCTTGTAGGCACTGTTGAATCTCCAAGGATATCTTTAGTCAGCTCTGAGGTAGAGGGGCTTGTTAAGGATATCTTTTTTGATGAAGGTGACTTTGTAAATAAGAGAGCCCTTTTGGTTGCAATAGAAGACTCCCAGCTCAAGATTCTGCTGGAGGATGCAAAGGAGAAGGTAGTTGAGAACAAAGCCCTTTGGGAAAAAGCAGTTGATGAGCTCAAAAGAAATGATGAACTCTACAAGAAAAAGGTTATATCGGAAAGGGTTTACATTGATTCAAAATTGAATACCGACGCTGTAAAGAGTGCTTATAACCGGAGTAAAATAGCCGTGGAATTGCTTGAGGACAGGATGGGAAAGAAGAGAATTTTTAGTCCCTTTGCTGGTGTGGTCATAGAGAAGTTTGTTGAAAGGGGAGAATGGATAGAAAAGGGAAAAAACGTTGTCAAACTGGTCCAGATTGATCCCTTGAGGATTGAGGTTCTTGTTCCGGAAGAGGTGATACCTAAGGTTAAGAAGGGAGACCTGGTCAGCGTCAGGTTTGATGCATTGAATCACGGAAATACCGAGGGAAAGATTTCTTTTATCCTCCCTGTTGCCGATCCAAAAACCAGAACCTATCCTTTAAGGATAGAGCTTAAGAATCCTGACAGAAAATACAAGGTCGGAATGGTCGCCCGCGTATCCCTCTTTTATGGAAAAAAGGAAGAGGTGCTCATGGTTCCCCAGGATGCTCTGACGATTTTTGGAAATAACAAGATCATAACTATCGTGACTAAGGAGAAGACCGCTAAAATGGTCCCTGTTCTTGTAGGAAGAAACATAAAGGGCTGGCTCGAGGTCAAGGGAGAGGTATCAGAAAATGACCACGTGGTTGTCCGGGGGAACGAGCGTCTCATGCCAGGACAACCTGTTATGATTATTGAAAAAAAGAGAGAGGGATAA
- a CDS encoding efflux RND transporter permease subunit yields the protein MDPIQFAIKKPVTIIVGVILLTLFGMISIFRLPMQLTPDVDKPEITVTTTWEGASPQEIEREIIEEQEDKLKSIQNLKKMTSVSTRGQSEITLEFYIGTDLSRALLDTSEKLRQVPKYPENVDEPIVESGTTAVQRAIAWFILKSNPPRDDIATMFDLINDYIKPILERVPGVSSINIRGGVEREVHVQIDPVRLASRKLTLAEIRDTLTKRNINISGGDIEHGKRSYTIRTVGQYETLDSLMKTVIVRNNDRTIYLKDVAEAKFGYKEQELVGRSQAEPTIAMNATRESGSNVMEVMAGLKRELKKINANILEPKGLRFEQVYDETEYIQSAIDLVLQNLYVGGTLAIIVLLVFLGNIRSTIIVAFAIPISIIGTFLLMVLFGRNLNVISLAGMAFAVGMVVDNSIVVSENIYRHVQMGKSTFEASLDGAREVWGAVLASTLTTLAVFIPVVFVREEAGQLFKDIAIAISSAVGLSLFVSVLFIPMFASQIEIKEEKNAKRLKKLLKGLHQMAASFQDFVCNLISSINKSFKKRIVTIVGLTGLSIVISILLLPPMTYLPAGNQNLVIGFLITPPGYSKEEFTSMGKKIEKYLKPYWKAELGSKEAKKLDGPPIKHFFYVSFGQNVFMGLRSKDPRRVKPLERVVMNASSQIPGVLSFAFQRSLFERGITGGNSIELEISGDDMEEIKKTGLMLMPEITKTLGFPRPDPPNFNLGGAEIEIQLDEERTAEMGLNVQEAGFVVRTMVDGAVIGDFWDGGDKIDLKLISSTGTVKTTDDLEAIPVAISNGRLVPLSTFARFIRTESPTQINHIEERRAVTLVVSPPSSMELSTAMEKIEKEIIEPMRQKGLISNQIQTTLAGTADKLKTAFEDLKWNFLLAIVITYLLMASLFESFFYPFVIMFSVPLAAVGGIIGLFIVHSITGQQMDVLTMLGFVILIGIVVNNAILIVHQSLNFIRDHQMEPQKAIVESVRTRIRPIFMSTTTSVFAMTPLVLFPGAGSELYRGLGSVVIGGLIVSTIFTLLVVPSLFSLVLSLKEKRSS from the coding sequence TTGGACCCGATTCAATTTGCCATTAAGAAACCAGTTACGATCATTGTGGGGGTTATTCTCCTCACACTCTTCGGGATGATTTCTATTTTCAGACTCCCTATGCAGCTCACCCCTGACGTGGACAAACCGGAGATCACCGTCACCACCACATGGGAGGGAGCAAGCCCACAAGAGATTGAGAGGGAGATTATTGAGGAGCAGGAGGACAAACTCAAATCGATCCAGAACCTCAAGAAGATGACGAGTGTGAGCACGAGAGGCCAGAGTGAGATCACCCTTGAATTTTATATTGGGACCGATTTGTCCCGCGCCCTTCTTGATACATCGGAAAAATTAAGGCAGGTTCCAAAATATCCTGAGAATGTGGATGAGCCTATCGTTGAATCGGGCACTACAGCAGTGCAGAGAGCCATTGCATGGTTTATCCTCAAGAGCAATCCACCTCGAGACGACATTGCCACGATGTTTGATCTGATCAATGATTATATTAAACCAATACTCGAGCGGGTTCCTGGGGTCAGTTCCATCAATATCCGGGGAGGAGTTGAAAGAGAGGTTCATGTTCAGATCGACCCCGTGAGGCTGGCATCGAGAAAACTCACCCTTGCAGAGATAAGAGACACCCTTACAAAGCGAAATATCAATATCTCTGGAGGGGACATTGAGCATGGAAAAAGGTCCTACACCATAAGAACCGTTGGTCAGTATGAGACTCTGGATAGCCTCATGAAAACGGTTATTGTCCGTAATAATGACCGGACTATCTATCTGAAGGATGTGGCTGAAGCAAAATTCGGTTACAAGGAGCAGGAGTTAGTTGGTCGTTCACAGGCCGAACCAACCATTGCCATGAACGCAACAAGGGAGAGTGGAAGCAATGTCATGGAAGTTATGGCCGGTCTGAAAAGGGAACTCAAAAAGATAAACGCTAATATTCTGGAGCCGAAAGGTCTTCGCTTCGAACAGGTCTATGATGAAACAGAATACATACAGAGCGCTATTGACCTTGTTCTTCAAAACCTTTATGTTGGTGGAACCCTGGCTATTATTGTTCTTCTTGTCTTTCTCGGTAATATCAGAAGCACAATTATTGTAGCCTTTGCCATACCGATCAGTATTATCGGGACCTTTCTTCTTATGGTTCTCTTTGGAAGAAACCTGAATGTGATAAGCCTTGCGGGAATGGCCTTTGCTGTTGGGATGGTTGTGGACAATTCCATTGTGGTCTCGGAAAATATATACCGGCATGTCCAGATGGGAAAATCGACCTTTGAGGCAAGCCTAGACGGCGCCAGAGAGGTCTGGGGAGCTGTGCTCGCCAGCACATTAACAACGCTGGCTGTATTTATTCCTGTTGTATTCGTAAGAGAGGAGGCCGGTCAGCTCTTCAAGGATATTGCCATTGCCATCTCCTCTGCTGTAGGTCTTTCCCTTTTTGTATCTGTTCTCTTCATACCCATGTTTGCATCCCAGATTGAGATAAAAGAAGAGAAAAATGCGAAAAGGTTAAAAAAATTATTAAAGGGATTGCATCAAATGGCAGCCTCTTTTCAGGATTTTGTGTGCAATCTCATTTCATCTATCAACAAGAGCTTTAAAAAAAGAATTGTAACGATTGTTGGACTTACAGGATTATCAATAGTGATCAGTATTCTGCTTCTTCCCCCCATGACCTATCTCCCCGCAGGCAATCAGAATCTCGTCATAGGCTTTCTTATTACCCCACCTGGATACAGCAAAGAAGAGTTTACAAGCATGGGAAAAAAGATCGAAAAATATCTCAAGCCTTACTGGAAAGCAGAGCTGGGAAGCAAGGAGGCAAAAAAGCTCGACGGTCCCCCTATCAAGCACTTCTTCTATGTATCCTTTGGACAGAATGTTTTTATGGGTTTAAGAAGCAAAGACCCAAGAAGGGTCAAGCCCTTGGAAAGGGTAGTCATGAATGCCAGTTCTCAGATCCCAGGGGTTCTCTCCTTTGCCTTTCAGCGCTCTCTCTTTGAGCGGGGAATCACAGGAGGAAACTCCATTGAACTTGAGATCAGCGGAGATGATATGGAAGAGATTAAAAAAACAGGACTCATGCTCATGCCTGAGATTACAAAGACGCTCGGATTCCCAAGACCGGATCCCCCGAATTTCAATCTGGGAGGGGCTGAGATAGAGATTCAACTGGATGAAGAGAGGACTGCTGAAATGGGACTGAATGTCCAGGAGGCAGGCTTTGTTGTGAGGACCATGGTGGATGGCGCTGTGATAGGTGATTTCTGGGATGGAGGAGACAAGATCGATTTAAAGCTGATCTCTTCCACAGGGACTGTTAAAACAACCGATGACCTGGAAGCAATTCCGGTTGCCATTAGCAACGGCCGTCTGGTTCCCCTCTCTACCTTTGCCCGTTTCATAAGGACAGAATCTCCTACCCAGATAAATCATATTGAAGAGAGAAGGGCAGTAACCCTCGTTGTTTCGCCACCATCCAGTATGGAGCTTTCCACAGCCATGGAAAAAATCGAAAAAGAAATCATAGAGCCAATGAGACAAAAGGGGCTCATATCCAATCAGATACAAACAACGCTTGCGGGAACAGCTGATAAGCTCAAAACAGCCTTTGAAGACCTTAAGTGGAATTTCTTGCTGGCCATTGTCATCACCTATCTCCTTATGGCGTCTTTGTTTGAATCCTTTTTCTATCCCTTTGTCATTATGTTCAGTGTGCCTTTGGCAGCAGTAGGCGGGATTATCGGTCTCTTTATTGTTCATTCTATTACGGGTCAGCAGATGGATGTTCTTACAATGCTCGGATTTGTTATCCTTATTGGTATCGTAGTCAATAATGCCATTTTGATTGTTCATCAATCCCTGAACTTTATCAGAGACCATCAAATGGAGCCTCAGAAAGCTATCGTAGAGAGTGTAAGAACAAGGATTCGGCCGATATTTATGAGTACCACCACCAGTGTTTTTGCCATGACGCCTCTAGTCCTCTTCCCAGGTGCTGGGAGCGAGCTTTATCGAGGCCTTGGAAGCGTTGTTATTGGCGGGCTAATCGTATCAACTATCTTTACTCTTCTTGTAGTCCCCTCACTCTTTAGCCTTGTATTGTCATTAAAAGAAAAAAGAAGTTCATAA
- a CDS encoding ChaN family lipoprotein encodes MKQYFSMILFLSLMGCASLNLLSPFTDSIINLRTGEEVSFNTLIHNIKNVRVVIIGETHNQKRHHDIQLKIIQEIHRKNSLITVGMEMFQQKSNEYLEKWSYWKLDEIEMKLLFSKNWTKTYYPLYVDILRFIRDESIPLIGLNIPRKVTHKIATKGFKSLSKEERSSLPRVSCDIPQNYRSYLEEVYELNSHKKGSFENFCEAQVLWDSVMAYHAVQFLKENQDYQLIILAGSIHAQRLGILARIRERMNVTARIIIPKAGEDQDDRKITNAEADYLWIMND; translated from the coding sequence TTGAAACAGTATTTTAGCATGATTCTATTTCTTTCTTTGATGGGGTGTGCTTCTCTAAATCTGTTGTCACCATTTACCGATTCAATCATTAATCTTAGAACAGGGGAAGAAGTTTCTTTTAACACTCTTATTCATAATATAAAAAATGTCCGCGTTGTTATTATAGGGGAGACCCACAATCAAAAAAGACATCATGATATACAACTAAAGATTATTCAGGAAATCCACAGAAAAAATTCTCTTATCACTGTAGGTATGGAAATGTTCCAGCAAAAAAGCAATGAATATCTTGAGAAGTGGTCTTACTGGAAGTTAGATGAAATAGAGATGAAATTGCTCTTTAGTAAAAACTGGACCAAAACATATTATCCCCTCTATGTGGATATACTTCGCTTTATTCGTGATGAAAGCATACCTCTAATCGGACTGAATATACCAAGAAAAGTTACGCACAAAATAGCAACAAAAGGGTTTAAATCCCTGTCTAAGGAAGAGCGCTCAAGCCTTCCCCGTGTTTCCTGTGATATCCCACAAAACTATCGAAGCTATCTTGAAGAGGTTTATGAGCTCAATTCTCACAAGAAAGGTAGCTTTGAAAATTTTTGCGAAGCTCAGGTTCTTTGGGATAGTGTTATGGCTTATCATGCTGTTCAATTTTTAAAAGAAAACCAAGACTATCAATTGATTATCTTGGCTGGCAGCATCCATGCGCAGCGTTTGGGCATACTTGCTCGCATCAGGGAAAGAATGAATGTCACTGCTCGGATTATTATTCCTAAAGCAGGTGAAGATCAAGATGATAGGAAAATTACTAATGCTGAGGCTGATTATCTGTGGATTATGAATGATTAA
- a CDS encoding MFS transporter codes for MENLLSQSDINKGLRYSIIDGIFANLFGTLTGGIFLISFALYIGANELQIGLIASIPLLANSAQLLSSYIIEKTRKRREVSIGFSGIARGIWILIVFSLLLYSQPEKPSYLISFVIIIIAISYVSASISVVSWLSWMSDLVKEDIRGRYFSKRNIMCGIAGLLVTLLGGRFLDYWKINYEGNLNNGFIFIFLAALFFGLISIVFLKKIPEPPFTVQRERISFFKGISLPLKDPNFKRYIFFTAFWSFSVHFVSPFFTVYMIQDLKLSYTLISEMAIISILADIVGMRLWGILSDRYGNKPVILFNGYIASFIPFLWIFITRESIGFLILVHLTAGFFWAGLNLCTSNLLLRLSPKEHKSIYISYFNAIGGLIAAIAPIIGGMAAQYFSQWRVEILSFEIYRLHFVFLISFLLRLISISYFNNIKEPAEVPVSKMMRVIRNIRGLNTLMGFNHLHHYFIEVKRKMARRNNSEMH; via the coding sequence ATGGAAAATCTTCTCTCTCAGAGTGATATTAACAAGGGATTAAGGTACTCAATAATCGATGGAATATTTGCTAACCTCTTTGGGACGCTTACTGGAGGTATCTTTCTCATATCCTTTGCCCTTTATATCGGTGCGAACGAGCTTCAAATCGGATTGATTGCCTCGATACCCCTTTTGGCAAATTCAGCCCAGCTCTTATCGTCCTATATCATAGAAAAGACCAGAAAGAGAAGAGAGGTTTCTATAGGATTTTCTGGAATCGCCCGCGGTATCTGGATCCTGATAGTTTTTTCATTACTCCTCTATTCACAACCGGAAAAACCCTCTTATCTGATATCTTTCGTCATTATTATCATTGCGATCTCTTATGTGTCCGCCTCCATCAGCGTTGTTTCCTGGCTCTCATGGATGTCGGACCTTGTTAAGGAAGACATCCGCGGCAGATATTTTTCCAAGAGAAATATTATGTGCGGAATTGCCGGACTTCTCGTGACCCTTTTGGGAGGAAGGTTCTTAGATTATTGGAAGATAAATTATGAAGGGAATCTTAATAATGGGTTTATCTTTATTTTTCTAGCTGCCCTCTTTTTTGGACTCATAAGCATTGTTTTTTTGAAAAAAATTCCTGAACCACCGTTTACGGTTCAAAGAGAAAGGATTTCATTCTTCAAGGGAATTTCCTTGCCTCTTAAGGATCCGAATTTCAAAAGATACATTTTTTTTACTGCATTCTGGTCTTTCTCCGTTCATTTTGTCTCACCTTTTTTTACGGTTTATATGATTCAGGATTTAAAACTCAGTTATACATTGATTTCAGAGATGGCTATTATCTCGATTTTAGCCGATATCGTTGGGATGAGATTATGGGGAATTTTATCAGACAGATACGGAAATAAGCCGGTTATATTGTTTAATGGTTATATTGCTAGCTTTATACCTTTCTTATGGATCTTCATTACACGTGAATCAATCGGCTTTTTAATCCTCGTACACCTAACAGCTGGTTTCTTCTGGGCGGGTCTGAATTTATGCACAAGCAACCTGCTCCTTAGATTATCACCTAAAGAACATAAATCTATCTATATCTCCTATTTTAATGCCATAGGAGGGCTCATCGCTGCCATTGCTCCTATCATAGGAGGAATGGCAGCTCAATATTTCAGCCAATGGAGGGTAGAGATATTATCTTTTGAAATCTATCGCTTGCACTTCGTCTTTTTAATCTCTTTCTTATTGCGCCTGATATCAATAAGCTATTTTAATAACATAAAAGAGCCAGCAGAAGTTCCTGTATCAAAAATGATGCGTGTTATCAGGAACATCAGGGGTCTTAATACCCTCATGGGATTTAATCATCTCCATCACTACTTCATTGAAGTCAAACGCAAGATGGCAAGAAGAAATAATAGTGAGATGCATTAG
- a CDS encoding zinc ribbon domain-containing protein: protein MPIFEFTCKDCNLDFECLVKSNKSKTECPKCGSKKLEKKFSLFGMKSGDSFTSSVSSACGSCTPSPSACSTCSKK from the coding sequence ATGCCTATTTTTGAATTTACCTGTAAGGATTGTAATCTTGATTTCGAATGCTTGGTAAAAAGTAATAAAAGTAAGACAGAATGCCCCAAATGCGGGAGCAAAAAACTGGAAAAGAAATTCTCCCTTTTCGGTATGAAGAGTGGGGATAGCTTTACAAGCTCAGTTAGCTCAGCATGTGGTTCCTGTACTCCTTCTCCCAGTGCATGTAGCACCTGTTCAAAGAAGTGA
- the fsa gene encoding fructose-6-phosphate aldolase, translated as MKLFIDTANIKEIEEATSMGIIDGVTTNPTLVSKEGKDYREVLQEICKIVDGPISAEAVSDTCEELIKEARNLSAIHKNIVVKIPMTWEGLKAVKRLKEEGIKTNVTLIFSPNQAILAAKAGATYVSPFVGRLDDISHIGMDLVEQIVTIYENYGFFTEVIVASIRNPLHVVDAAMIGAHVATIPFNVIEQLVKHPLTDKGIEKFLSDWKKIPK; from the coding sequence ATGAAACTCTTTATAGATACTGCAAATATAAAAGAGATTGAGGAAGCAACCAGCATGGGTATTATTGATGGGGTTACCACAAATCCAACTCTCGTATCCAAAGAAGGGAAGGACTACAGGGAGGTTCTTCAAGAGATTTGCAAAATCGTGGATGGCCCTATTAGTGCGGAAGCAGTAAGTGATACCTGTGAAGAGCTTATAAAAGAAGCAAGGAATCTCTCAGCCATACATAAGAATATCGTTGTTAAGATACCCATGACATGGGAAGGTCTCAAAGCAGTAAAGAGATTAAAAGAAGAAGGGATTAAGACCAACGTCACCCTTATCTTTTCTCCCAATCAGGCAATATTGGCTGCAAAGGCCGGCGCAACCTATGTTAGCCCTTTTGTGGGGAGGCTGGATGATATCAGTCATATCGGTATGGACTTGGTCGAGCAGATCGTCACGATCTATGAAAACTACGGTTTTTTCACAGAGGTGATTGTAGCGAGTATAAGAAATCCCCTTCATGTTGTTGATGCTGCCATGATAGGGGCCCATGTTGCGACAATCCCTTTTAATGTTATTGAACAACTGGTAAAGCATCCCTTAACGGATAAGGGCATAGAGAAGTTTCTCTCTGACTGGAAAAAGATACCCAAATAG